In Cyprinus carpio isolate SPL01 chromosome B7, ASM1834038v1, whole genome shotgun sequence, a genomic segment contains:
- the cd248a gene encoding CD248 molecule, endosialin a — translation MGCPVLYLILLSSLLCLSGVQTQDLRERDALCREDGCFVLHFQRKIFLEAWRSCKEHGGNLATIRHPKEAAIVKELFSNMELRQHHRGKANIWIGLQRQPRQCSPTRPLRGFSWVTGDQDTQYTNWLQEDSASTCSSPRCVVMPYSTAAHEQGHNLKWKDGPCSISVDGYLCRYNFRGMCTAIASEGGGNTLYSTPFNLLSTLLTHIPYGSVAAVPCPAKDDQSVLCTQKEDGTVGWNREPPFCSDTAKTSWCDKDNGGCHHFCVEDDSHYYCDCNDGYLLAEDGVSCFPSDPCNGAPCEFECLRVMDGYRCACPDGYMLAPDERGCVDVDECLQSPCEHVCVNAPGTFECRCRDGYQQDEEGVCEDVDECSDNPCEHACENTLGSHICHCHLGFAPLQEDQSKCHDIDECQIEGTCEQMCINYDGGFECYCEEGYTLQSDQYSCRPVGEDMETLSTTVSNPWITHNPIWKPEDPAYPWHPPPDSDWNWQTELPNVETVPTDLILTTEEEPETTTLTESSPEVINVNFDLNPEQPVHNAFFPPATQTPTPDYYEDESTTVPTVLPSSTASGGAWNWLWFSSTQTKPETQETAKNPLDLFGEYELYEQDHDNTDMYDVESTTFGPGQQTSTLFPMQSRGIEEVIIDNDNSSNQSQGTSWLLIGLLVPLCIFIVVMVVLGIIYCTRYTVKPQNKNTSDCYHWIAGAGDKAAADISGSATKSHV, via the coding sequence ATGGGCTGTCCAGTTCTTTATCTTATTCTGCTGTCCTCACTACTGTGCCTCTCCGGGGTGCAGACTCAGGACTTGAGAGAACGGGATGCACTCTGCAGGGAGGATGGTTGCTTTGTGCTCCATTTTCAGCGCAAGATCTTCCTGGAGGCTTGGCGGAGCTGCAAGGAACACGGAGGGAACCTGGCCACCATCAGGCATCCAAAGGAAGCAGCAATAGTGAAGGAGCTCTTCTCGAACATGGAACTGAGACAACACCACAGAGGCAAGGCAAATATCTGGATTGGCCTTCAGAGACAACCCCGACAATGTTCACCCACCCGACCCCTGCGTGGCTTCTCTTGGGTCACTGGAGATCAGGACACCCAGTACACCAACTGGCTACAAGAGGACTCCGCCAGTACCTGCTCATCCCCACGTTGTGTGGTGATGCCTTACAGCACTGCGGCCCATGAGCAAGGGCATAATCTGAAATGGAAGGACGGACCATGTTCGATTTCAGTGGACGGCTACCTTTGCAGGTACAACTTCCGAGGCATGTGTACAGCTATTGCTAGCGAGGGAGGTGGAAATACACTGTATAGTACCCCTTTTAACCTGCTGAGTACCCTCTTAACACATATCCCCTATGGATCGGTAGCAGCTGTACCTTGTCCTGCTAAAGATGACCAGTCAGTTCTGTGCACACAAAAGGAAGATGGAACTGTTGGTTGGAACAGGGAACCACCTTTTTGCTCTGATACGGCTAAGACAAGCTGGTGCGATAAAGACAACGGAGGTTGCCATCACTTCTGCGTTGAGGATGACTCACACTATTATTGTGATTGCAATGATGGCTATCTCCTGGCTGAGGATGGGGTAAGTTGCTTTCCGTCTGACCCTTGCAATGGGGCTCCATGTGAGTTCGAGTGCTTGCGTGTGATGGATGGCTACCGCTGTGCTTGTCCTGATGGCTACATGCTGGCACCTGATGAACGGGGCTGTGTAGATGTCGATGAATGCCTACAGAGTCCCTGTGAGCATGTCTGTGTAAATGCTCCTGGAACCTTTGAGTGTCGCTGCCGTGATGGTTACCAACAAGATGAAGAGGGTGTCTgtgaagatgtagatgagtgttcAGACAACCCGTGTGAACATGCGTGTGAGAACACATTGGGCTCCCATATTTGCCACTGCCATCTTGGTTTTGCCCCATTACAAGAGGACCAGAGTAAATGTCATGACATTGACGAATGTCAAATTGAAGGAACATGTGAGCAGATGTGCATCAATTATGATGGAGGCTTTGAGTGCTACTGTGAAGAAGGTTATACTCTTCAATCTGACCAATATTCCTGCAGGCCCGTTGGGGAGGACATGGAGACTCTCTCAACCACTGTCTCCAACCCATGGATTACTCACAACCCCATTTGGAAACCAGAGGATCCTGCATACCCATGGCACCCTCCACCTGATTCTGATTGGAACTGGCAGACTGAGCTGCCCAATGTGGAGACAGTTCCGACAGACCTGATTTTGACAACTGAAGAGGAACCTGAAACTACTACACTGACTGAAAGCTCCCCTGAggtcattaatgttaattttgacCTTAATCCAGAACAACCAGTTCATAATGCTTTTTTTCCACCAGCAACTCAGACGCCCACACCAGACTATTATGAGGATGAGAGCACCACGGTTCCCACAGTCCTCCCTTCCTCCACAGCTTCAGGCGGCGCTTGGAATTGGCTCTGGTTCAGCTCAACCCAAACAAAGCCTGAGACACAGGAAACTGCAAAGAACCCTCTCGACctttttggagaatatgagctttATGAACAAGACCATGATAATACTGACATGTATGATGTTGAATCAACCACCTTTGGTCCAGGGCAACAAACTTCTACCCTGTTCCCAATGCAGTCACGAGGAATAGAGGAGGTCATTATTGATAATGACAACAGCAGTAACCAGAGCCAAGGAACCAGCTGGTTGCTAATCGGATTGCTAGTGCCACTTTGCATCTTCATTGTGGTGATGGTGGTCCTGGGCATTATCTATTGTACACGCTACACAGTTAAACCACAGAACAAGAACACCAGTGATTGCTATCACTGGATTGCTGGTGCTGGTGACAAAGCGGCTGCTGACATATCTGGCAGCGCAACTAAATCCCATGTTTAA
- the LOC109093533 gene encoding somatostatin receptor type 1-like: MAELAGYNGSENFVFSTGLPFNSTGDYEYYEPEPDASKIIIPSIYALVCCVGVTGNAMVIYVILKYAKMKTATNIYILNLAIADELFMLSVPFLATSAAVHHWPFGSLMCRLVLSVDGINMFTSIFCLTVLSVDRYIAVVHPIKAARYRRPTVAKVVNVCVWGLSLLVILPIIIFADTVPAQDGGVDCNFLWPESSWSEAFVVYTFLLGFLLPVAAICLCYCLIVVRMRAVGLKAGWLQRRRSEKKITRMVLLVVAVFVLCWMPFYIVQLISVFRKPPDPMVTQLFVILSYANSGANPILYGFVSDNFRRSFQRIICFRWLENGLDAEQVDYCAVALRRQTTCGPPNFPKECLASDMVFRNGTCTSRTTTL, encoded by the coding sequence atggcaGAGCTTGCTGGATACAATGGCAGCGAGAACTTTGTGTTCTCAACCGGTCTGCCTTTCAACTCTACTGGCGACTATGAGTATTACGAACCCGAACCCGATGCCAGCAAGATCATCATCCCCTCCATCTATGCACTGGTGTGCTGTGTCGGCGTCACAGGAAACGCCATGGTCATCTATGTCATCCTCAAGTACGCCAAGATGAAGACGGCCACCAACATCTACATTCTCAATCTCGCCATTGCGGATGAACTCTTCATGTTGAGCGTCCCCTTCCTGGCGACCTCAGCCGCGGTGCATCACTGGCCGTTTGGCTCACTCATGTGTCGTTTAGTTCTCAGTGTGGATGGCATCAACATGTTCACGAGCATCTTCTGCCTGACCGTGCTGAGCGTGGACCGCTACATTGCAGTGGTGCACCCAATCAAAGCGGCTCGCTACCGTCGGCCGACCGTTGCCAAAGTAGTCAACGTTTGTGTGTGGGGACTTTCGCTGCTTGTAATTCTGCCCATAATCATCTTCGCGGACACGGTTCCGGCGCAGGACGGAGGAGTGGACTGCAACTTCCTATGGCCTGAGTCCTCGTGGTCAGAAGCGTTTGTGGTCTACACGTTCCTACTTGGTTTCTTGCTCCCCGTGGCTGCCATCTGTCTGTGCTACTGCTTGATTGTAGTGCGCATGCGAGCGGTGGGTCTAAAAGCGGGCTGGCTGCAGCGGCGGCGCTCTGAAAAGAAGATCACACGCATGGTGCTTCTGGTGGTGGCCGTTTTTGTGCTCTGCTGGATGCCGTTTTATATTGTGCAGCTGATTAGTGTGTTCCGCAAGCCGCCAGACCCCATGGTGACTCAGCTATTTGTCATTCTAAGCTACGCTAACAGCGGCGCCAACCCCATTCTCTACGGATTCGTGTCGGACAACTTCCGCCGCTCGTTTCAGCGTATCATTTGTTTCCGCTGGCTGGAGAATGGACTGGATGCTGAGCAGGTGGACTACTGTGCTGTGGCCCTGCGGCGTCAGACCACATGCGGCCCACCAAACTTTCCAAAGGAGTGCTTGGCCTCTGACATGGTGTTTCGAAATGGAACCTGTACCTCCCGTACAACCACTCTGTGA